Genomic window (Peromyscus eremicus chromosome 12, PerEre_H2_v1, whole genome shotgun sequence):
CATGAACTCAGGTTCAGtgggaaatcctgtctccaaaatcaaaatggagagagaaagatgtAGAGGAAGTCACTAGATGTCATCAttgacccctggcctccataCATATGTACAACATACAGACCTTGGGTATTTGAGAGACCCATCTGTTTGTAATAACTCTTTAGTTGTTGTTATTTCTcattaatgtgtatgagtgttttgcatatatatatatatatatatatatacacacacacgtgtgtgtgtgtgtgtgtgtgtgtgtgtgtgtgtgtgtgtgtgtacaacttgtgtgcctggtgcccatggaggtcagaagggagtGTTAGGCCCCCTAGAACTGGTGTTAATGGTGAACTGGTTAACTGGTGAACCACTGGTGGGTGATGGGAAATGAACCTGAGTactgtgcaagagcagcacatgttccaaactgctgagccatctccccggtccCTTTATCAGTTTATTATTTAGCAGCTCCCAGGCCTAACAGTTCAGGTCTCCGATGGTCTGGGTTTTGCTGGGATTTCTTGTTTTACTGGTttgggtttcttctttttttatctgAACTGCATCATTTTCCATATACTGCAACTCAGATCCTGAGAGGGTCTGATTAGTAAGTATCTTTGATGCTAACAAACCTTGAGTTTACAGATTTGTTTGAAGTTACCTCATCTCTGAAACCTATTCTGAAACAAATTTGAATTAACTCAAATCCTAAAGAGTTTTCTTTTTACCCCATAGGTGTACCTTTAAAATCTCTTAAAACTTAATGATAAAGtataatttcagttttgttttttttttttttttaattagttcataaaatcagttttctttgttCGTTTGTCCAATAGGACATCTGGAGGACCTGTTGATACTGGCCCAGAGTATCAGCAAGAGCTGGACAAAGAGCTTTATAAGCTTAAACAAATGTATGGTGGAGGGGACATGAATACGTTTCCTACCTTCAAATTTCAAGGTAAGTCtaatcacaaattaaatttgGGGGATTATTATAGGTAGAGAATattcacatacattttcttttggGGGTTCATGCGAGGCTCAAACCTAGTACCTTGCCTCTGTTATGCAAATGCTCCCACTGAGCTGTACTTCATCCAGGAGAGTTTTTTGGATTGTTTGGAGGTTAAATGACAGTTACATGTGGAGTTCCTACAACCGTGATGTGTTTCGAAAGGAAGCCTTCGGGTCACTGTTTTACTTCGGTGTAGGAGAGCACGTGAATTATGATAGCTTTCTCATTTGGTTGGCCTAGTTACACAACACCATTTATGCAGCATAGGCTAATAGAGATCCCTATCACAGAAGCTGTTGAAAGGTTGACAGTTGTTATGTTTTTGTGTACATGTTTAAAAAcagatgttttctttaaaaaaaaaaatctaagaactgGTAAACTTCAAGCATTGTAGCGAATCTTGTTTTTGTTGCATGGCTAAGCCTGAAACTTTTCCCTCTTTTTAGATCCCAAATTTGAAGTCATCGAAAAACCCCAGTCCTGAAGAATATTATAAAATTCATCTGGTAATTTGTCATGAATTAGTTGtacaactaattaaaaaaattcaaataaacattCATTTCCCAGTTATCAAATGTCCTTTAAATTCTTTGGTGATGTGGAGTATGTGTTTGGCATTGACTTGTCTCTGGGTTGTTTCTAAATCGTTTCATTTTCTTAGAATGAAGCAGATGGAGATTTTGGATAAGTTGGGTAAAATTGCTTATCCCTGCTAGACTCTTCCCAGTGTACAGTGCTGTCCTCTAGTAGTGGAGCCATCACCTAA
Coding sequences:
- the Atp5pf gene encoding ATP synthase-coupling factor 6, mitochondrial translates to MILQRLFRLSSVLRSAVSVHLRRNIGVTAVAFNKELDPVQKLFVDKIRAYKSKRQTSGGPVDTGPEYQQELDKELYKLKQMYGGGDMNTFPTFKFQDPKFEVIEKPQS